One genomic region from Streptomyces sp. NBC_01431 encodes:
- a CDS encoding SPFH domain-containing protein encodes MAVLQGDDTAEIPVHLLFRDDAGPKPVVAAPVLAAPRPGPVHPRTPQQARPWPTIAVPARPVTPVDPRVSEYPGPVLPGRAAVVAGLLAIAVCAVVIWWTGVLPEPVTTALRLPSFPYAGIRVEQWALLVLGAAAVVLAFGGLGRGRVGCAWVLSLCGEYRGSVRRTGLVWMSPLLLRRRVDVRLRHWRSEPLRVVDADGTALRVVVLVVWRIRDTARATLAVADHERYLREQVEAATARVLSQLPADAFHDDTPTLRNAEAVGDALTRTLKSEAQPVGIEVYSAQPTLIEYAPEVAAAMHRQRVAAIDTRHRDSVLTSVVDAVDDTVHRLTSRGLVELDDYERKALVRDLTVAFYTGRGSGERG; translated from the coding sequence GTGGCCGTCCTTCAGGGGGATGACACCGCTGAGATTCCGGTCCATCTGCTGTTCCGCGACGACGCCGGACCGAAGCCGGTCGTCGCCGCCCCGGTCCTGGCGGCTCCCCGTCCAGGGCCGGTGCACCCCCGGACCCCGCAGCAGGCGAGGCCGTGGCCCACCATCGCGGTTCCGGCCCGGCCCGTCACTCCGGTCGACCCGCGGGTATCGGAGTACCCGGGCCCGGTGCTGCCCGGCCGGGCAGCGGTCGTCGCCGGGCTGCTCGCGATCGCCGTCTGCGCGGTGGTGATCTGGTGGACGGGCGTCCTGCCCGAGCCCGTCACCACGGCGCTGCGGCTGCCCTCGTTCCCGTACGCCGGAATCCGCGTCGAGCAATGGGCGCTGCTCGTGCTCGGCGCGGCCGCGGTGGTGCTCGCCTTCGGCGGGCTCGGGCGCGGCCGGGTCGGCTGCGCCTGGGTGCTCTCGCTGTGCGGGGAGTACCGCGGGAGCGTGCGGCGCACCGGGCTCGTGTGGATGAGCCCGCTGCTGCTGCGCCGCCGGGTCGACGTGCGGCTGCGGCACTGGCGCAGCGAGCCGCTGCGCGTGGTCGACGCCGACGGCACGGCGCTGCGGGTGGTGGTCCTGGTGGTGTGGCGGATCAGGGACACCGCGCGGGCCACGCTCGCCGTCGCCGACCACGAGCGGTATCTGCGTGAGCAGGTGGAGGCGGCGACGGCCCGCGTGCTCTCGCAGCTCCCGGCCGACGCCTTCCACGACGACACGCCCACCCTCCGGAACGCGGAGGCGGTAGGTGACGCGCTGACCCGGACGCTGAAGTCGGAGGCGCAGCCGGTCGGCATCGAGGTGTACTCGGCGCAGCCGACCCTGATCGAGTACGCGCCCGAGGTGGCGGCGGCGATGCACCGGCAGCGGGTCGCGGCGATCGACACCCGGCACCGGGACTCGGTGCTGACCTCGGTGGTGGACGCGGTGGACGACACCGTGCACCGACTGACCTCGCGGGGCCTGGTGGAACTCGACGACTACGAACGCAAGGCCCTGGTGAGGGACCTGACGGTCGCTTTCTACACGGGCCGCGGTTCGGGGGAGCGCGGCTGA
- a CDS encoding lytic polysaccharide monooxygenase auxiliary activity family 9 protein: MRKKQRLGAAVVGLAVVGASMLATGSASSHGYTDQPISRQKLCANGTVADCGDIQWEPQSVEGPKGFPAAGPADGTICAGGNSRFAQLDDPRGGTGWPTTKLTGGQTYTFRWQFTARHATTDFRYYLTKQGWDPSRQLTRAALDTRPFLVVPYGGKQPPATLSHQGTIPTGRTGHQMILAVWTIADTGNAFYACSDVRF; this comes from the coding sequence ATGCGAAAGAAGCAGCGGCTCGGTGCCGCCGTGGTCGGGCTCGCCGTCGTCGGCGCGTCCATGCTCGCCACCGGCAGTGCGAGCAGCCACGGCTACACCGACCAGCCCATCAGCCGCCAGAAGCTCTGCGCCAACGGTACGGTCGCCGACTGCGGTGACATCCAGTGGGAGCCGCAGTCCGTCGAGGGCCCCAAGGGCTTCCCGGCGGCCGGGCCCGCCGACGGCACGATCTGCGCGGGGGGCAACAGCCGGTTCGCCCAGCTGGACGATCCGCGTGGCGGTACGGGCTGGCCCACCACGAAACTGACGGGCGGTCAGACGTATACGTTCCGCTGGCAGTTCACCGCCCGGCACGCGACCACGGACTTCCGCTACTACCTCACCAAACAGGGCTGGGACCCGAGCCGACAACTCACCCGGGCCGCGCTCGACACCCGGCCCTTCCTGGTCGTGCCCTACGGCGGCAAGCAGCCCCCGGCAACCCTGTCGCACCAGGGAACCATCCCCACCGGGCGCACCGGCCACCAGATGATCCTCGCCGTGTGGACGATCGCGGACACGGGCAACGCGTTCTACGCCTGCTCGGACGTCCGGTTCTGA
- a CDS encoding SGNH/GDSL hydrolase family protein, producing the protein MNPRLLLTALAATCALVVTPTPATADPHFHEYVALGDSWSADVTVLGIDRTYAPTGCAQSTWNYPKQVAARLHVPVFRDATCGGATTAEMTAPQDVGRVPLLADGVNPAQFDRLTRTTDLVTLGIGGNDVGLGTAVLDCLNQLPAPLGTPCRTRFTGPEGQDLMSQQIAAAKPRITAALAGIRQRSPKATVLVVDYLAGVSADRGCFPTVPILDQDLTWLGARLRELNGMLATAAKESGAEFVDTYRGSVGHDVCEPAGKRWVEGLTPVSTDPPGPAVPFHPNRLGADHQAETVLDTLGG; encoded by the coding sequence GTGAACCCTCGCCTCCTCCTCACGGCCCTCGCCGCCACCTGCGCCCTCGTCGTCACGCCGACCCCCGCCACCGCGGACCCTCACTTCCACGAGTACGTCGCCCTCGGTGACTCCTGGTCCGCCGACGTCACCGTCCTCGGCATCGACCGCACCTACGCCCCCACCGGCTGTGCCCAGAGCACCTGGAACTACCCGAAGCAGGTCGCCGCCCGGCTGCACGTACCCGTGTTCCGGGACGCGACGTGCGGCGGCGCCACCACCGCCGAGATGACCGCCCCGCAGGACGTGGGCCGCGTACCGCTGCTCGCGGACGGGGTGAACCCGGCCCAGTTCGACCGGCTGACCCGCACCACCGACCTGGTCACCCTCGGCATCGGCGGCAATGACGTGGGGCTCGGGACCGCCGTCCTGGACTGCCTCAACCAGCTGCCGGCTCCGCTGGGCACCCCGTGCCGGACCAGGTTCACGGGCCCCGAGGGCCAGGATCTGATGTCGCAGCAGATCGCCGCCGCCAAGCCCCGGATCACCGCCGCGCTCGCGGGCATCCGGCAGCGCTCGCCGAAGGCCACGGTCCTGGTGGTCGACTATCTGGCGGGCGTCTCCGCCGACCGGGGCTGCTTTCCGACGGTGCCGATCCTCGACCAGGACCTGACCTGGCTCGGCGCCCGCCTGAGGGAGTTGAACGGCATGCTCGCCACCGCCGCCAAGGAGAGCGGGGCCGAATTCGTCGACACCTACCGCGGCAGTGTCGGACACGACGTCTGCGAGCCGGCGGGGAAGAGGTGGGTGGAGGGACTCACTCCTGTGTCCACCGACCCGCCGGGCCCCGCCGTCCCGTTCCACCCCAACCGCCTCGGCGCCGACCACCAGGCCGAAACCGTGCTGGACACGCTGGGCGGTTAG
- a CDS encoding MFS transporter, with product MTNSTSTAVSTTGEAGSLRAGRREWTAFVVLLLPLLLVSMDVSVLYFALPSISRRLDPSATQQLWIIDVYAFALAGLLITMGSLGDRIGRRKLLLFGAAAFGIASVGAAYATSAEMLIAARALLGIGGATLMPSTMGLVRNMFRDDKQRGQAIGIWSGAMAGGIALGSVLSGIMLEHLWWGSVFLVNVPAMVLLLVLAPVLVPEFKDPAPGTFDLLSVPLSMGAVLPAVYGLKEFAADGFTVKSAVCVVVGLLLGTVFVRRQLTRREAMISRELFRPGRGFGAAISLNTIASFAMMGSAFFTTQYLQSVLDMSTMRAALWSVAPSLAVAVAAPTATAVAQRVNRAYVIAAGFAIAAAGYGLVALAGTDSLWTVLAGAAVIGMGIVTVMALVSDMALASAPAEKAGSAASLLETGQEFGGALGMAVLGSIGTAVYRADMPPAAPAAARETLGAALATADRTLAGLAQEAFVHGMRYAAVGGTLILLIAAVLAAGMLRGPASQAPASQS from the coding sequence ATGACGAACTCGACGAGCACCGCAGTGAGCACCACCGGCGAGGCGGGCAGCCTTCGTGCCGGGCGCAGGGAGTGGACCGCCTTCGTCGTCCTCCTGTTGCCCCTCCTCCTGGTCTCGATGGACGTCTCCGTCCTCTACTTCGCGCTCCCCTCCATCAGCCGCCGGCTCGACCCCTCGGCCACCCAGCAGCTGTGGATCATCGATGTGTACGCCTTCGCGCTGGCCGGACTGCTGATCACGATGGGCTCTCTCGGCGACCGGATCGGCCGGCGCAAACTGCTCCTGTTCGGCGCCGCCGCCTTCGGGATCGCCTCGGTGGGCGCCGCGTACGCCACCAGCGCCGAGATGCTCATCGCCGCACGGGCGCTGCTCGGCATCGGCGGGGCCACTCTGATGCCCTCCACCATGGGCCTGGTCCGGAACATGTTCCGCGACGACAAGCAGCGTGGGCAGGCGATCGGCATCTGGTCGGGCGCCATGGCGGGCGGGATCGCGCTCGGCTCGGTGCTGAGCGGGATCATGCTGGAACACCTGTGGTGGGGCTCCGTCTTCCTGGTCAACGTGCCCGCGATGGTGCTGCTGCTCGTCCTGGCGCCGGTGCTCGTACCGGAGTTCAAGGACCCGGCACCGGGGACGTTCGACCTGCTGAGCGTGCCGCTGTCGATGGGCGCGGTGCTGCCGGCGGTCTACGGCCTGAAGGAGTTCGCGGCCGACGGCTTCACCGTGAAGAGCGCGGTGTGTGTCGTGGTGGGCCTGCTGCTCGGCACGGTCTTCGTACGCCGTCAGCTCACCCGGCGCGAGGCGATGATCAGCCGCGAACTGTTCCGCCCCGGCCGCGGCTTCGGCGCCGCGATCTCGCTCAACACCATCGCCTCCTTCGCGATGATGGGCTCGGCCTTCTTCACCACCCAGTACCTCCAGTCGGTGCTCGACATGAGCACGATGCGGGCCGCGCTGTGGAGCGTGGCTCCCTCCCTCGCCGTCGCGGTCGCCGCCCCCACCGCGACGGCCGTGGCACAGAGGGTGAACCGGGCCTACGTCATCGCGGCGGGCTTCGCGATCGCCGCCGCCGGGTACGGGCTCGTGGCGCTGGCCGGCACCGATTCGCTGTGGACGGTGCTTGCCGGTGCGGCGGTCATCGGCATGGGCATCGTGACGGTGATGGCGCTTGTCTCCGACATGGCGCTGGCCTCGGCCCCGGCCGAGAAGGCGGGCTCGGCGGCTTCGCTGCTCGAAACGGGGCAGGAGTTCGGCGGGGCGCTCGGCATGGCGGTGCTCGGCTCGATCGGCACCGCGGTCTACCGCGCCGACATGCCGCCCGCCGCGCCGGCCGCCGCCCGCGAAACTCTGGGCGCGGCCCTCGCCACCGCCGACCGCACCCTGGCCGGGCTCGCCCAGGAGGCCTTCGTGCACGGCATGCGGTACGCGGCGGTCGGCGGCACGCTGATCCTGCTGATCGCGGCGGTGCTGGCGGCGGGGATGCTGCGGGGGCCGGCCTCACAGGCCCCCGCTTCACAGAGCTAA
- a CDS encoding IclR family transcriptional regulator: MALKPEPTAPFHSVHYVLRVLEAISKHGGGVTDVQIARETGLPPAHLTSMLLMLRREGYVEQVADGAYVIGDSSVLLGSGAARQQALETKLQSTLMSLRDSVGAAVYISRYIDGEVKITQYADGPRAPKVNEWVDFKSAAHASAVGKCLLTQLDQNGRRDHLSRHKIARLTSRTITNERVLFSKLDSQPATVPVLDLQEYAVGTVCAAVPLTAGSAVGCLALSLPIEHAHRLRAAAETLNRRAAPVVLSLAI, encoded by the coding sequence GTGGCGCTGAAGCCAGAGCCGACCGCGCCGTTCCATTCGGTGCACTACGTCCTCCGTGTGCTGGAGGCGATCTCCAAGCACGGCGGGGGCGTGACCGATGTCCAGATCGCCCGTGAAACCGGGCTTCCCCCGGCCCACCTGACGTCCATGCTCCTCATGCTGCGGCGCGAGGGCTATGTCGAGCAGGTGGCCGACGGCGCCTATGTCATCGGCGACTCAAGCGTCCTGCTCGGCTCCGGCGCCGCCCGCCAGCAGGCCCTGGAGACCAAGCTCCAGTCCACCCTGATGTCGCTGCGCGACTCGGTGGGCGCGGCGGTCTACATCAGCCGGTACATCGACGGCGAGGTCAAGATCACCCAGTACGCCGACGGGCCACGCGCGCCGAAGGTGAACGAGTGGGTCGACTTCAAATCCGCGGCGCACGCGAGCGCGGTCGGCAAATGCCTGCTGACCCAGCTGGACCAGAACGGCCGCCGGGACCACCTGTCCCGCCACAAGATCGCCCGGCTCACCTCGCGGACGATCACCAACGAGCGGGTGCTGTTCTCCAAGCTCGACAGCCAGCCGGCCACGGTGCCGGTGCTCGACCTCCAGGAGTACGCGGTCGGCACGGTCTGCGCGGCCGTACCGCTGACGGCCGGCTCGGCCGTCGGCTGCCTGGCCCTGTCACTGCCGATCGAACACGCCCACCGCCTGCGCGCGGCAGCCGAAACCCTCAACCGCCGGGCTGCCCCGGTGGTGCTCTCCCTGGCCATCTGA
- a CDS encoding amino acid ABC transporter ATP-binding protein, producing the protein METPVQNTATELIRFENVTKRFGDNTVLDDLCFSARKGRHVTLIGPSGSGKTTILRLLMTLERPDSGIIQVNGTRLYPAGEKERREARKKIGMVFQQFNLFPNMSVLRNITEAPVRVLGLSPDEAEVRARELLDLVGLGDKRDAKPSQLSGGQQQRVAIARALAMRPQVLLLDEVTSALDPELVAGVLDLLRDIARTTDITMLCVTHEMSFARDISDEVMMFDSGKVIEAGPPEKIFGDPEHERTREFLGAIA; encoded by the coding sequence ATCGAGACGCCCGTGCAGAACACCGCCACCGAGCTGATCCGCTTCGAGAACGTCACCAAGCGCTTCGGCGACAACACCGTCCTTGACGACCTCTGTTTCAGCGCCCGCAAGGGCCGGCACGTCACCCTGATCGGTCCGTCGGGCTCCGGCAAGACCACGATCCTGCGGCTGCTCATGACCCTGGAGCGGCCGGACTCGGGGATCATCCAGGTCAACGGCACCCGGCTCTACCCGGCCGGCGAGAAGGAGCGCCGGGAGGCCCGGAAGAAGATCGGGATGGTGTTCCAGCAGTTCAACCTGTTCCCCAACATGAGCGTGCTGCGCAACATCACCGAGGCACCGGTCCGGGTGCTCGGCCTCTCCCCCGACGAGGCCGAGGTACGGGCACGCGAACTGCTCGACCTGGTGGGCCTGGGCGACAAGCGCGACGCGAAGCCGTCGCAGTTGTCCGGCGGTCAGCAGCAGCGGGTGGCCATCGCGCGGGCCCTCGCGATGCGCCCGCAGGTGCTGCTCCTGGACGAGGTGACCTCCGCGCTCGACCCGGAACTGGTCGCCGGGGTGCTCGATCTGCTGCGCGACATCGCCCGTACGACCGACATCACCATGCTCTGCGTCACGCACGAGATGAGCTTCGCGCGGGACATCTCCGACGAGGTGATGATGTTCGACTCGGGCAAGGTCATCGAGGCGGGTCCGCCCGAGAAGATCTTCGGCGATCCGGAGCACGAACGGACGCGCGAGTTCCTGGGCGCAATCGCGTGA
- the ehuD gene encoding ectoine/hydroxyectoine ABC transporter permease subunit EhuD yields MNWDWSAVWDFMPRFWDGVLTTLQVLALGSLISFSLGLVWALAFRAPTRFVRWPVNLITEFIRTTPLLVQLFFLFFVLPEWGLKFSALTTGVLAIGLHYSTYTAQVYRAGIDAVPKGQWEAATALSLPAHRTWFAVILPQAVRRIAPALGNYVISMLKDTPLLAGISVLEMLQQSRLAGASTFQYTEPLTVVGVAFILIAYPASLFVRALERRLVR; encoded by the coding sequence GTGAATTGGGACTGGTCCGCCGTCTGGGACTTCATGCCGCGCTTCTGGGACGGCGTGCTCACCACGCTTCAGGTCCTGGCGCTCGGCTCGCTCATCTCGTTCAGTCTGGGCCTGGTGTGGGCGCTGGCCTTCCGTGCCCCGACCCGCTTCGTCCGCTGGCCGGTCAACCTGATCACGGAGTTCATCCGCACCACGCCCCTGCTGGTGCAGCTGTTCTTCCTGTTCTTCGTGCTGCCGGAGTGGGGCTTGAAGTTCTCGGCCCTGACCACCGGCGTCCTCGCCATCGGCCTGCACTACTCGACGTACACCGCGCAGGTCTACCGCGCCGGCATCGACGCCGTGCCCAAGGGCCAGTGGGAGGCCGCGACCGCGCTGAGCCTGCCCGCGCACCGCACCTGGTTCGCGGTGATCCTTCCGCAGGCGGTCCGCCGTATCGCGCCCGCGCTCGGCAATTACGTGATCTCCATGCTGAAGGACACTCCGCTGCTCGCCGGAATCAGCGTCCTGGAAATGCTCCAGCAGTCGCGCCTGGCGGGGGCCAGCACCTTCCAGTACACCGAGCCGCTGACCGTCGTCGGTGTCGCCTTCATCCTCATCGCCTATCCGGCTTCGCTGTTCGTACGAGCCCTGGAGCGCCGCCTTGTCCGCTGA
- the ehuC gene encoding ectoine/hydroxyectoine ABC transporter permease subunit EhuC, translating to MTAGLWQHWVLPGIWVTIQLTVYSAALAAAVAFGIGLARTHRSRLVRFLAAAYTEIFRGTSALVLMFWLFFVLPPLAGWQLVPMWAAVLALGLSYGAYGAEIVRGALNAVPPAQREAGIALSLTPWQRTRLVLLPQAVPEMIPPFCNLLVELLKGTALVSLLGVGDVSFAAYLVRLATQDSAEIYTITLVIYFVLAFAITRGMKALERRTKANLGVAK from the coding sequence ATGACGGCGGGACTGTGGCAGCACTGGGTGCTGCCGGGAATCTGGGTCACCATCCAGCTGACCGTGTACAGCGCCGCGCTCGCCGCCGCGGTCGCCTTCGGCATCGGCCTGGCCCGCACCCACCGCTCGCGCCTGGTCCGCTTCCTCGCGGCCGCCTACACGGAGATCTTCCGCGGGACCTCGGCCCTGGTGCTGATGTTCTGGCTGTTCTTCGTGCTGCCCCCGCTCGCGGGCTGGCAGCTGGTCCCGATGTGGGCGGCGGTGCTCGCGCTCGGCCTCTCGTACGGGGCGTACGGCGCGGAAATCGTGCGCGGCGCGCTGAACGCCGTGCCCCCCGCCCAGCGTGAGGCGGGCATCGCGCTGAGCCTCACGCCCTGGCAGCGGACGCGTCTCGTACTGCTTCCGCAGGCGGTGCCGGAGATGATCCCGCCGTTCTGCAACCTCCTCGTCGAGCTGCTGAAGGGAACCGCCCTGGTCTCCCTGCTCGGCGTGGGTGACGTGTCCTTCGCGGCGTACCTGGTGCGGCTCGCGACCCAGGACAGCGCGGAGATCTACACGATCACCCTCGTCATCTACTTCGTCCTCGCCTTCGCGATCACCCGCGGAATGAAGGCACTTGAACGCCGCACCAAGGCGAATCTGGGGGTGGCCAAGTGA
- the ehuB gene encoding ectoine/hydroxyectoine ABC transporter substrate-binding protein EhuB, with protein MARATSRPRPPIPRRTLLAGAAAVALTGAAACSRVPEGNALVRLKSRGTVRLGIAGEVPYGYVNDQGEFTGEAPELAKVIFKRLGIDRVQPVATDFSSLIPGLNSQQFDVVSAGMYINKDRCAQVLFADPEYQMLDAFIVRKGNPKGLHTYQDVVRAKARFATGTGYAEIGYATAAGYPEQDIVILQDQVAGLNAVESGRVDVFAGTALTVREVVKKSSKAEATEPFAAVVDGKKKIDGGGFAFRPTDGPLRDAFNTEIHRMKQSGELFRILRPFGFTQAEMTTLTAKELCR; from the coding sequence ATGGCTCGAGCTACCTCACGACCGAGACCCCCCATACCCCGGCGCACCCTGCTCGCCGGGGCCGCCGCCGTCGCCCTGACCGGCGCCGCCGCCTGCTCACGTGTGCCTGAGGGCAACGCGCTGGTCCGCCTCAAGTCCCGCGGCACCGTACGCCTGGGCATCGCGGGCGAAGTCCCGTACGGGTACGTGAACGACCAGGGCGAGTTCACCGGCGAGGCCCCCGAACTCGCCAAGGTGATCTTCAAGCGGCTCGGCATCGACCGCGTACAGCCCGTGGCCACCGACTTCTCCTCGCTGATCCCCGGGCTCAACTCCCAGCAGTTCGACGTCGTCTCGGCCGGGATGTACATCAACAAGGACCGCTGCGCACAGGTCCTCTTCGCGGACCCCGAGTACCAGATGCTGGACGCGTTCATAGTCCGCAAGGGCAATCCGAAGGGCCTGCACACCTACCAGGACGTGGTTCGCGCCAAGGCGCGGTTCGCGACCGGTACCGGCTACGCCGAGATCGGCTACGCGACCGCCGCCGGCTACCCCGAGCAGGACATCGTCATCCTCCAGGACCAGGTGGCGGGACTGAACGCCGTGGAGTCCGGCCGCGTCGACGTCTTCGCGGGCACCGCCCTCACCGTGCGGGAGGTCGTGAAGAAGAGCTCGAAGGCCGAGGCCACCGAGCCGTTCGCGGCCGTCGTGGACGGCAAGAAGAAGATCGACGGCGGCGGCTTCGCCTTCCGGCCCACCGACGGCCCGCTGCGCGACGCCTTCAACACCGAGATCCACCGCATGAAGCAGAGCGGCGAGCTCTTCCGCATCCTGCGTCCCTTCGGCTTCACCCAGGCCGAGATGACCACCCTGACCGCCAAGGAGTTGTGCCGATGA
- a CDS encoding amidase, whose product MTEPSELIDLTARQLLAGYRAGTFSPVEATRAVLARIEAVQPRLNAFVRVDTEPALAQARAAEERWRAGEPCGLLDGVPVSVKDLLLQAGGPTRYGSNSTSEEGSWNEDAPSVARLREHGAVLVGKTTTPEFGWKGVTDSPLTGVTRNPYDPTRTAGGSSGGSAVAVAVGAGPLSVGTDGGGSIRIPASFCGVFGLKPTYGRVPLHPASAFGTLSHAGPIARDAADAALLLDVLSGADWRDPTALAPPARSYAAALTEDAAAGVKGLRIAYSASFGGQVAVGAEVAAAVRSAVTRLAGLGGYVEEADPDFADPVETFHTLWNAGAARRVDQLPVQQRELLDPGLREIAARGARLSALDLLAAQMAAQEVGRRMARFHLRYDVLVTPTLPITAFEAGRETPLGTSPHRWTSWTPFTYPFNLTQQPAATVPAGTDGGGLPVGVQLVAARGGEEVLLRAAAAISGTSG is encoded by the coding sequence ATGACTGAGCCGAGCGAACTCATCGACCTGACGGCACGTCAACTTCTCGCCGGTTACCGGGCCGGCACCTTCTCGCCGGTCGAGGCGACCCGGGCCGTACTGGCCCGGATCGAGGCGGTCCAGCCCCGCCTGAACGCGTTCGTACGGGTCGATACGGAACCGGCCCTGGCCCAGGCCCGCGCCGCCGAGGAGCGGTGGCGGGCCGGAGAGCCGTGCGGCCTGCTCGACGGGGTGCCGGTGTCGGTGAAGGACCTGCTCCTCCAGGCGGGCGGACCAACCCGGTATGGCTCCAACTCGACTTCAGAAGAGGGAAGTTGGAACGAGGACGCCCCCTCGGTGGCCCGGCTGCGCGAGCACGGCGCGGTGCTCGTCGGCAAGACGACCACCCCCGAGTTCGGCTGGAAGGGCGTCACGGACTCCCCGCTCACCGGGGTCACCCGCAACCCGTACGACCCGACGCGCACCGCGGGCGGCTCCAGCGGGGGCAGCGCGGTGGCGGTGGCGGTCGGGGCGGGGCCGCTGTCGGTCGGCACGGACGGCGGCGGCTCGATCCGCATCCCGGCGTCGTTCTGCGGCGTCTTCGGCCTCAAGCCGACGTACGGCCGGGTGCCGCTGCACCCGGCGAGCGCGTTCGGCACCCTGTCGCACGCGGGCCCCATCGCCCGGGACGCGGCCGACGCGGCACTGCTCCTGGACGTCCTCAGCGGCGCGGACTGGCGGGACCCCACCGCGCTCGCGCCCCCGGCCCGCTCGTACGCGGCGGCCCTCACCGAGGACGCGGCAGCCGGCGTGAAGGGCCTGCGCATCGCCTACTCCGCCTCGTTCGGCGGGCAGGTGGCGGTGGGTGCCGAGGTCGCGGCGGCGGTACGGTCCGCGGTGACCCGTCTCGCCGGCCTCGGCGGGTACGTGGAGGAGGCGGACCCGGACTTCGCGGATCCGGTGGAGACGTTCCACACCCTGTGGAACGCGGGAGCCGCCCGGAGGGTCGACCAACTCCCCGTACAACAACGTGAGTTGCTCGACCCGGGCCTGCGGGAGATCGCGGCACGCGGGGCCCGGCTCTCCGCCCTCGATCTGCTGGCCGCGCAGATGGCCGCGCAGGAGGTGGGCCGGCGGATGGCCCGCTTCCACCTGCGGTACGACGTGCTGGTGACGCCGACGCTGCCGATCACCGCGTTCGAGGCGGGCCGCGAGACCCCGCTCGGCACCTCCCCGCACCGCTGGACGTCCTGGACCCCCTTCACCTACCCCTTCAACCTGACCCAGCAGCCGGCCGCTACCGTCCCCGCCGGCACGGACGGCGGCGGCCTGCCGGTGGGAGTACAGCTGGTCGCGGCGCGGGGCGGGGAGGAGGTGCTCCTGAGGGCAGCGGCAGCGATTTCCGGTACCAGCGGCTAG
- a CDS encoding LLM class flavin-dependent oxidoreductase, which yields MNWRTWAVDVDAIRGVAAGNAPVPLSVLDLVTVGSGYTAHRALKTSVEIARLAERRGFHRHWVAEHHSMPGVASSSPAVILAHLAAHTERIRLGSGGVMLPNHAPLVIAEQFGTLEALAPGRVDLGLGRAPGTDGATAAALRRSDRLNEGADDFPQQLAELTRFLDDDFPDGHPYARIHAVPGPVQGPAARPPIWLLGSSGFSARLAGTLGLPFAFAHHFSAANTVPALDLYRDSFRPSSVLAEPYALIGVSALAADDEREARRQTLTNALSMVRLRTGRPGLVPTPDEAEAYQFSALEREFVDSWLANVISGTADEVRTGLDDLQKRTGADELMITANAHGPGARLRSYELIADAYALPSLAA from the coding sequence ATGAACTGGAGGACATGGGCCGTGGACGTGGATGCGATTCGTGGGGTGGCGGCCGGCAACGCGCCCGTGCCGCTGTCGGTGCTCGACCTGGTCACGGTCGGCAGTGGGTACACGGCGCACCGTGCCCTGAAGACGAGCGTGGAGATCGCGCGGCTCGCCGAGCGGCGCGGGTTCCACCGCCACTGGGTCGCCGAGCACCACTCCATGCCCGGTGTCGCCTCGTCCTCGCCCGCCGTGATCCTCGCCCACCTCGCCGCCCACACCGAGCGCATCCGGCTCGGTTCGGGCGGGGTGATGCTGCCCAACCACGCGCCGCTGGTGATCGCCGAGCAGTTCGGCACCCTGGAGGCGCTGGCCCCGGGCCGGGTCGACCTCGGGCTCGGCCGGGCGCCCGGCACGGACGGCGCGACGGCCGCGGCCCTGCGCCGCAGCGACCGGCTGAACGAGGGCGCCGACGACTTTCCGCAGCAGCTCGCCGAGCTGACGCGGTTCCTCGACGACGACTTTCCCGACGGGCACCCCTACGCCCGCATCCACGCGGTACCCGGCCCCGTGCAGGGCCCGGCCGCCCGGCCGCCGATCTGGCTGCTCGGCTCGTCCGGCTTCAGTGCCCGCCTCGCCGGCACGCTCGGGCTCCCGTTCGCCTTCGCGCACCACTTCTCGGCCGCCAACACCGTTCCGGCCCTGGACCTCTACCGCGACTCGTTCCGGCCGTCCTCGGTGCTGGCCGAGCCCTACGCGCTGATCGGCGTCTCCGCGCTGGCCGCCGACGACGAGCGCGAGGCGCGCCGCCAGACCCTGACCAACGCGCTCTCGATGGTCCGGCTGCGCACCGGGCGGCCCGGTCTCGTGCCGACGCCGGATGAGGCCGAGGCGTACCAATTCAGCGCGCTGGAGCGGGAGTTCGTGGACAGCTGGCTCGCCAACGTCATCTCCGGGACGGCCGACGAGGTGCGCACCGGCCTGGACGACCTCCAGAAGCGGACCGGTGCGGATGAGCTGATGATCACGGCCAATGCGCATGGGCCGGGGGCCCGTTTGCGCTCCTACGAACTGATCGCCGACGCATACGCTCTGCCCAGCCTCGCCGCCTAA